One Diospyros lotus cultivar Yz01 chromosome 1, ASM1463336v1, whole genome shotgun sequence genomic window carries:
- the LOC127792166 gene encoding uncharacterized protein LOC127792166: MVKSQRPVFVVVMYGGQWQYDVDAKEYKYMTEECGSVLRVEPDCTLDQLVSSLYSKFNVSTAEKSVVLKYKYKHSVPSALPLEIRNDTDVECFLLECSRIESRIPLCVDFVDILLPRTEPKEVVAENSPLTRLGIDSSTSLKDEVNRDDALDGNGYEDVKRDDAGNGYEDVKRDDAGHGFEDAFNANDAENLYIINVDSQDCAEQPTFLSSSRLSRVSAGTSSAASDVELNEIFSSKSELHERMSLLALKNNYEYRVVKSTKKVVYMKCKHGDCKWRLRAATLGTSFGWTVRKYVNTHSCSYSIMRRDHCQAKSGIIGSYIKSSFEDVKRIYKPKNIVHDIRKDFGVNISYEKAWRSREKALDMIMGGAEESFQLLPSYLYMLKLNNPGTIAEFESDSGNKFKYLFMAIGACLARFRSKMRPVIAVDACFLKGKYLGSLFVATCKDGNNHVYPIAWGVGDSENDASWEWFFNKLRSALGDDTPDLVFVSDQHKSIHKAVTTVFPNSLHVSCIYHIGQNIKAKFKKENVHALFYKAAKAYRQSEFNEYFIELERYAPAIGAYLREAGFSRWARAYSDGKGFDIMTTNIAECLNAALADARKLPIQCLMEYIRNMLQQWFYERRGDVSKMGGYIIAWAEGEIGKRLALSRNWRPEPIDMYRFNVHDGHFGGIVDLKARTCTCRVFDFDKLPCGHALAAARSRNIHPYSLCSSYYQTEALLYAYADQIMPVGSQANWTVPAEIASIKLLPPTNRRKRGRRQICRIPSAGEEKRRVKCSRCGLIGHNRQTCSNLITLLS, from the coding sequence ATGGTTAAATCTCAAAGACCTGTCTTTGTTGTTGTGATGTATGGAGGTCAGTGGCAATATGATGTTGATGcaaaagaatataaatacatGACCGAAGAATGTGGGTCGGTACTTCGTGTGGAACCGGATTGCACACTCGACCAACTAGTAAGTTCCCTATACAGCAAGTTCAACGTTAGTACGGCGGAGAAGTCAGTTGTGCTGAAGTACAAGTATAAGCACTCGGTTCCATCTGCACTTCCATTAGAGATACGTAATGATACAGATGTTGAGTGCTTTCTATTGGAATGCTCTCGGATAGAGTCCAGAATCCCATTGTGTGTTGATTTTGTGGACATATTACTACCGCGGACAGAACCTAAGGAAGTGGTGGCGGAGAATTCTCCCCTGACACGCTTGGGCATCGATAGTTCGACATCGTTGAAAGACGAGGTTAATCGCGATGATGCTTTGGATGGAAATGGTTATGAAGATGTTAAACGGGATGATGCTGGAAATGGTTATGAAGATGTTAAACGGGATGATGCTGGACATGGTTTTGAAGATGCATTTAATGCTAATGATGCTGAAAATTTGTACATTATCAATGTAGACTCACAGGATTGTGCTGAGCAGCCTACTTTTCTCTCATCTTCGAGATTATCAAGGGTTAGTGCGGGAACATCGTCGGCTGCGTCAGATGTTGAGTTGAACGAAATTTTTTCGTCAAAATCAGAATTGCATGAACGGATGAGTTTGTTGGCTTTGAAGAATAATTACGAATACAGAGTGGTCAAGTCAACTAAGAAGGTAGTTTACATGAAATGTAAGCACGGTGATTGTAAATGGCGGTTGAGGGCAGCCACGCTTGGCACTTCTTTTGGTTGGACAGTTAGGAAATATGTAAATACTCATTCATGTTCATATTCAATAATGCGCCGCGATCATTGTCAGGCGAAGAGCGGAATAATTGGTTCTTATATAAAAAGCAGTTTCGAGGATGTTAAGCGTATTTATAAGCCTAAGAACATTGTCCACGATATTCGCAAGGACTTTGGGGTCAACATAAGTTATGAAAAGGCATGGAGATCGCGGGAAAAGGCTCTGGACATGATCATGGGGGGTGCGGAGGAATCATTCCAGTTGCTTCCATCTTATCTGTACATGTTGAAGTTGAATAACCCCGGGACTATTGCAGAATTCGAGAGTGACAGTGGGAACAAATTCAAGTACCTTTTTATGGCCATTGGTGCATGCCTTGCCAGATTTCGTAGCAAGATGCGGCCTGTCATTGCAGTGGACGCTTGTTTCCTTAAGGGCAAGTATCTTGGTAGTTTGTTTGTTGCCACGTGCAAAGACGGTAACAATCATGTTTATCCTATAGCATGGGGAGTCGGAGATTCTGAGAATGATGCCTCATGGGAATGGTTCTTCAATAAATTACGTTCTGCCCTTGGTGATGATACACCTGATTTGGTATTTGTGTCTGACCAGCACAAGAGCATCCATAAGGCGGTCACGACTGTGTTTCCTAACTCATTGCACGTTTCATGTATATATCATATTGGCCAAAACATAAAGGCTAAattcaaaaaggaaaatgtgCATGCTCTGTTCTACAAGGCTGCGAAGGCATATCGACAATCAGAATTTAATGAATACTTTATTGAGCTCGAGCGATATGCTCCAGCCATCGGTGCCTATCTTAGAGAGGCTGGTTTCAGTCGTTGGGCACGTGCATATTCGGATGGCAAGGGGTTTGATATAATGACCACAAACATTGCGGAATGCCTTAATGCAGCTCTGGCGGATGCGCGTAAATTGCCGATTCAATGTTTGATGGAGTATATCAGGAATATGCTGCAACAATGGTTTTATGAGAGACGGGGTGATGTTAGTAAAATGGGTGGATATATAATAGCTTGGGCTGAGGGAGAAATAGGCAAAAGATTGGCATTATCTCGGAATTGGCGTCCAGAGCCGATTGATATGTATAGATTCAATGTTCATGATGGTCACTTTGGGGGTATTGTCGACTTGAAAGCGAGAACTTGCACTTGTAGAgtgtttgattttgacaaattgCCATGTGGTCATGCCCTGGCTGCTGCACGTTCACGCAATATTCACCCATATAGTTTGTGCTCCTCATACTACCAAACAGAAGCTCTGTTATATGCCTATGCCGATCAAATAATGCCTGTGGGCAGCCAAGCCAACTGGACCGTGCCGGCGGAAATTGCGTCTATTAAATTGCTACCGCCGACAAATAGACGCAAACGTGGAAGACGTCAGATTTGTCGAATTCCCTCAGCCGGTGAAGAGAAGAGGAGGGTAAAATGCAGTCGTTGTGGTTTAATTGGTCACAATCGCCAAACTTGCTCTAATCTAATAACTTTGCTGTCATAA